GGTCCCAGCACTGGTCGAGCTGGGCCTCGAGGTCGTCCATGCGGGTGCGCGTCTCGGCGGTGTGCTCCGCGCTGTCCCGCAGCCGGTGCTCCTCGTCGACGAGGGAGTGGATGCGGCTGAGGAGGTCCTTCTCGTCCATGCCCGGTCCCTGCCCGCGCCCGTCGCGGTGAAACGGGACCGGGGACGCTCACGCCCCCTCCGGCACCCAGCCCTCGACGAAGGCGGCCAGCCGCCGCCTGACCGCGCCACCGGCCCGGCCGAGGGCGAGCAGCGCGGCCCGGTCGACCGGGACGCGCACCGGACGGCGTCCGGCGGAGCCGGCGCGCACCGCGTGCCCGGCGGTGACCAGGTCGGGCCACGGCCGGTCCAGCTGCGCGCGCACCCGGGCGAGCGCGGCCGCGGTCGGCCCGGCGTTGCCCTCGACCATCGCGGTCACGAACGCCGGGTCGCTGGCGACGACCCGGGTGCCGTCGCGGAAGCTGCCCGCCGCGAGCGACAGGGCGAGGGGTCCGGCCTCCCCGGCGGCCGCGGCGAGGGCGGCGGCGAGCAGGTGGGGCACGTGGCTGACCGCGGCGACGGCGTCGTCGTGCTCGGCGGCGGTCACCGGCACCACCTCGGCCCCGGCGTCCAGGGCCACCTCGGCCGCGCGCAGCCAGCGCGGCAGCTCGGTGGCCGGCTCCAGGCACAGCGCCCAGCGCGCGCCGCGGAAGAGGCCGGGGTCGGTGGCCTCGTGGCCGGACCGTTCCGTCCCGCACATCGGGTGCCCGCCGACGAGGCGCCCGCCCAGCGACGGGGCCAGTGCGGCGAGCACCGGGCCCTTGACCGAGCCGAGGTCGGTCACGGTGGCGGCGGGGTCGACGTCGAGGCCGTCGAGCGCGCCGGCCATCGCGGGCAGCGGGACGGCGAGGACGACGACGCCGCCCAGCTCGCGGGTGACCCGCACACCGCGGGCCGCCGCGGCCTCGCGCGCCGCCGGGTCGACGTCCCACCCGCGCACGTCGCGCCCGGCGGCGAGGAGCGCGGCGGCCAGCGACCCGCCCAGCTGCCCGAGCCCGACGACGCCGACCGGGGGAGCGGCCATCGTGGGCACCGGGAGGCTCACCCGGTCTCCCAGGCGCGGTCGGTGCGGAACACCCGTGCCAGCGCGGTGCCCACCAGCCGGCCGTCGTCCCCGCGGGCGTCGATCCGGTAGACGGCGGTGCGGCTGCTGCGGTGCAGCTCGGTGCCCTCGGCGACCAGCCGCTCGCCGGGCCGGCCGGGGTGCAGGAACTCGGTGTGCACGTCCTGGGCCACCGCGACCGTCCCGTGGCTGTTGCTCACCGCGGCGTGCACCACGTCGAGCAGCGCCATCGTCGCGCCGCCGTGCGCGGTGCCGACGGCGTTGAGCAGCTGCGGACCCACGGTCATGGAGGCCCGCGCGTACCCGGGCCGCACCTGCTCCAGCTCGATGCCCAGGTGGGCCGCGAGCGGGTCGGCCGCGAGCCGGGCGAGGAGGGCGGGGTCGACGTCGGCTCCGTCGTCCGGTGCGGGATCGGCCATGATCGGAGGCTATGCCGTCCTCCCCGCACCCCTGGCTCCCGACGTGACGCCGCGGTCGTTCCTCCTCACCCCGGAGCTCGGCGACTACGTGCGGGCGAGCTCCGAGCCGCTCGACGAGGTGGCCGCCGCGCTGGTCGCCGAGACCGCCGCGCTCGCCGAGCGCGGCGAGGCGCCGGCCACCTTCCAGATCGCCGCCGAGCAGGGCGTGCTCATGCAGCTGCTCACCCGCGCCCTCGGCGTCCGGCGGGCGATCGAGATCGGCACCTTCACCGGCTTCTCGGCGCTGTGCATCGCCCGCGGCCTGCCCGAGGACGGCTCCCTGCTGTGCCTGGACCGCAGCGAGGAGTGGACCGCCGTCGCCCGCCGGCACTGGGAGCGGGCCGGCGTCGCCGACCGGGTCGAGCTGCGGCTGGGCGAGGCGCTCGAGCTGCTCCGTGCGCTGCCGGCCGAGCCGGTGTTCGACCTGGCCTTCGTCGACGCCGACAAGACCGGCTACCCGGCCTACGTCGACGAGCTGCACCCGCGCATGCGCCCGAACGGACTGGTGCTGCTCGACAACACCCTGCGCGGCGGCCGCGTGCTCGACCCGCAGAACGACGACGACCGCGCGCTGGTCGCGCTCAACGCCGCGCTGGCCACCGACCCGCGCTTCGAGACGGTGCTGCTGCCCCTGGCCGACGGCCTGACCGTGCTGCGGGTCCGGTGAGCGCCTCCGGGACGGCCGCGCCGGCCAGCTGGGCGGTGCGGGTGAGCCGGCCGGACTCGCGCTGGCGGGTCGAGCTGCTGGCCGACGACGCCGGCGACGAGCTCCCGGTGCTCGAGCGGGCGCTGGGCGAGCCGGGGACCGAGGGGTGGCCGCCACCGTTCGTCGTCGTCGTCGACTCGCGGCTGTACTTCGTCGTCCTGCGGCACGGCCCGGGCGGGATGGTGCGGGCGCTGATCTCCGACGCGACCATGCAGGAGTGGGTGCTCGGCGCCGAGGTGGTGGAGCGCTACGGCATCGCCGTCGACGAGGACGGCGCCTTCGACGACGACGAGACCGGCTGGCCGGGAGGGGACCTCGACGTGTTCGCCGACGACGGGCTGCCCGCGGACGAGCTGCGGCCGATCGTGACCGCCGACGACCTGTGGGCCGACGAGATGGTCACCCGGATCGCCGCCCGCCTGGGCTTCGCCGACGAGCTGGCCGCGGCGGTGCGGGCGTGAGTGCCACCGTGTCGGCCGTCGTCTTCGACCTCGGCGGCGTGATCACCGAGAGCCCGATGCTGGCCTTCGCCGCCTACGAGGCCGAGGCCGGGCTGCCCGACGGGCTGATCCGGCGGCTCAACAGCACCGACCCCGACACCAACGCGTGGGCGCGCTACGAGCGCAACGAGCTCGACGCCGACGGGTTCGTCGACACCTTCGAGGCCGAGGCGCTGGCCGCCGGGCACCGGGTGGACGCCCGCCGCGTGCTGGCCGCGCTGTCGGGGGAGGTGCGCCCGGCCATGGTCGAGGCCGTCCGGCGGCTGCGGGAGGCCGGGCTGCCGCTGGGGATGCTGTCGAACAACGTCGCGCCGATGGAGCGCACCGGGCGGCTGGGCGAGCTGCTCGACCTGTTCGACGCGGTGGTCGAGTCGTCGGTGGAGGGCGTGCGCAAGCCCGAGCCGGAGATCTACCGGCGCGCGCTCGCGCGGCTGTCGCAGGCGGTGGGCCGGGAGCTGGCCTTCTCCGACTGCGCCTACCTCGACGACCTCGGCATCAACCTCAAGCCGGCCCGCGCGCTGGGCATGCACACCATCAAGGTCGCCGACCCGGACGACGCGCTGGCCGAGCTGTCCGCGCTGGTCGGCATCCCGCTGGCCGGCGCCCCCGCGTGACCGGGCCGGCCGACGACGTCGTCGACGCGGCGATGCGGCGCGCCCTGGAGCTCGCCGCGGCCGCGCCGGAGTGGGGGGACACGCCGGTCGGTGCGGTCGTGCTCGGGCCCGGCGGCACGGTGCTGGCCGAGGCGGCCAACGAGCGGGAGCGCACCGGCGACCCCACGGCGCACGCCGAGGTGCTCGCCCTGCGCGCCGCCGCCCGGGTGCACGGCGACGGGTGGCGGCTGACCGGCG
This region of Geodermatophilus bullaregiensis genomic DNA includes:
- a CDS encoding DUF2630 family protein; protein product: MDEKDLLSRIHSLVDEEHRLRDSAEHTAETRTRMDDLEAQLDQCWDLLRQRRARRQYDEDPDAAEVRPKSEVEGYLQ
- a CDS encoding prephenate dehydrogenase/arogenate dehydrogenase family protein → MSLPVPTMAAPPVGVVGLGQLGGSLAAALLAAGRDVRGWDVDPAAREAAAARGVRVTRELGGVVVLAVPLPAMAGALDGLDVDPAATVTDLGSVKGPVLAALAPSLGGRLVGGHPMCGTERSGHEATDPGLFRGARWALCLEPATELPRWLRAAEVALDAGAEVVPVTAAEHDDAVAAVSHVPHLLAAALAAAAGEAGPLALSLAAGSFRDGTRVVASDPAFVTAMVEGNAGPTAAALARVRAQLDRPWPDLVTAGHAVRAGSAGRRPVRVPVDRAALLALGRAGGAVRRRLAAFVEGWVPEGA
- a CDS encoding PaaI family thioesterase codes for the protein MADPAPDDGADVDPALLARLAADPLAAHLGIELEQVRPGYARASMTVGPQLLNAVGTAHGGATMALLDVVHAAVSNSHGTVAVAQDVHTEFLHPGRPGERLVAEGTELHRSSRTAVYRIDARGDDGRLVGTALARVFRTDRAWETG
- a CDS encoding O-methyltransferase codes for the protein MIGGYAVLPAPLAPDVTPRSFLLTPELGDYVRASSEPLDEVAAALVAETAALAERGEAPATFQIAAEQGVLMQLLTRALGVRRAIEIGTFTGFSALCIARGLPEDGSLLCLDRSEEWTAVARRHWERAGVADRVELRLGEALELLRALPAEPVFDLAFVDADKTGYPAYVDELHPRMRPNGLVLLDNTLRGGRVLDPQNDDDRALVALNAALATDPRFETVLLPLADGLTVLRVR
- a CDS encoding tRNA adenosine deaminase-associated protein produces the protein MSASGTAAPASWAVRVSRPDSRWRVELLADDAGDELPVLERALGEPGTEGWPPPFVVVVDSRLYFVVLRHGPGGMVRALISDATMQEWVLGAEVVERYGIAVDEDGAFDDDETGWPGGDLDVFADDGLPADELRPIVTADDLWADEMVTRIAARLGFADELAAAVRA
- a CDS encoding HAD-IA family hydrolase produces the protein MSATVSAVVFDLGGVITESPMLAFAAYEAEAGLPDGLIRRLNSTDPDTNAWARYERNELDADGFVDTFEAEALAAGHRVDARRVLAALSGEVRPAMVEAVRRLREAGLPLGMLSNNVAPMERTGRLGELLDLFDAVVESSVEGVRKPEPEIYRRALARLSQAVGRELAFSDCAYLDDLGINLKPARALGMHTIKVADPDDALAELSALVGIPLAGAPA
- a CDS encoding nucleoside deaminase is translated as MTGPADDVVDAAMRRALELAAAAPEWGDTPVGAVVLGPGGTVLAEAANERERTGDPTAHAEVLALRAAARVHGDGWRLTGATLVVTLEPCTMCAGASVLARVARVVYGAEDPKAGAAGSLWDVVRDRRLNHRPQVTGGVRAEESGALLRAFFRRERGL